One genomic region from Sulfurospirillum oryzae encodes:
- a CDS encoding NCS2 family permease: protein MDFFKLEKNGTTVKTELTAGFTTFLTMMYIVPVNAIIMSKTGMPMEALITATALITIFSSILNGLWANTPIAMSVGMGLNAYFTFGLVLGMKVPWQTALGVVFLSGLLFLILSLTPLRVWIMRSVPTDLRRAISAGIGSFIAFIGLKSMGMVIANPAVLVGVGNFKNPSVLLGVLGLVLVFAFYSWKLKGAFILSVVTTAIVAWIAGIAPYPTEFFSLPASVSPIAFELDIKGALTLSLFPVIITFLITDLFDSLGTLAGVGYRAGLFKDDGKELQKTLEVDALASTMCAVVGVSTTTAFIESAAGVEEGGRTGLTAVVTGLCFILTLFMMPLFKAIPENAIYPVLVMVGVLMFGELSHINFKDTAIAVSTFLIVIMMPLTFSITNGLAFGLISYVLIKLIKKEFKDINFGILFLTFVSLIVFIVQEGH, encoded by the coding sequence TTGGATTTTTTCAAACTTGAAAAAAATGGTACAACTGTCAAAACTGAGCTTACAGCTGGGTTTACGACATTTTTGACCATGATGTACATCGTACCTGTCAATGCTATTATTATGAGCAAAACAGGTATGCCAATGGAGGCATTGATCACTGCGACGGCATTGATCACTATTTTTTCATCCATTCTCAATGGTCTTTGGGCAAATACGCCTATTGCCATGAGCGTTGGTATGGGACTTAATGCATACTTTACGTTTGGTTTGGTTTTGGGTATGAAAGTGCCTTGGCAAACAGCTCTTGGCGTTGTTTTCCTCTCAGGTCTTCTTTTCCTCATCCTCTCTTTAACCCCACTTCGGGTTTGGATTATGCGTAGTGTTCCTACCGATCTGAGACGTGCGATTAGTGCGGGTATTGGTTCTTTTATTGCGTTTATTGGGCTAAAAAGTATGGGGATGGTCATCGCTAATCCTGCGGTTTTAGTCGGTGTAGGCAATTTTAAAAACCCAAGTGTATTGCTGGGCGTTTTAGGGCTTGTTTTAGTCTTTGCTTTTTATTCATGGAAGCTTAAAGGTGCGTTCATTTTATCGGTAGTAACAACGGCGATTGTGGCATGGATTGCAGGTATTGCTCCGTATCCAACAGAGTTTTTCTCTCTTCCAGCTTCGGTCAGTCCCATTGCTTTTGAGCTTGATATTAAAGGGGCATTAACACTCTCTCTTTTCCCTGTCATTATTACGTTTTTGATTACCGATTTGTTTGACTCGTTGGGGACTCTTGCGGGTGTTGGGTATCGTGCTGGTTTGTTTAAAGATGATGGAAAAGAGCTTCAAAAAACATTGGAAGTAGATGCCTTGGCAAGTACCATGTGTGCGGTTGTAGGTGTTTCTACAACGACTGCATTTATCGAAAGTGCGGCAGGTGTCGAAGAGGGCGGAAGAACGGGTTTAACTGCGGTGGTAACCGGTCTTTGTTTTATCCTCACACTGTTTATGATGCCTTTGTTTAAAGCCATTCCTGAAAATGCGATCTATCCTGTTTTGGTGATGGTCGGTGTTTTGATGTTTGGGGAACTTTCTCATATCAATTTTAAAGACACAGCCATTGCGGTTTCAACCTTTTTGATTGTAATCATGATGCCTTTAACCTTTTCAATTACGAATGGTTTGGCATTTGGTTTGATCTCGTATGTACTGATCAAACTCATCAAAAAAGAGTTTAAAGATATTAACTTTGGTATTTTGTTTCTGACGTTTGTCAGTTTAATCGTATTTATCGTACAAGAAGGACATTAA
- a CDS encoding phosphoribosyltransferase, whose translation MRYYSYEEFKVDVNHLAKEIKPYNPDVILAVARGGMTLGHFLAEALEMRALYSINSIHYEETHKLDTINIFNIPDLSKAKRVVIVDDIIDSGETMIEIERVLGEKYPEVDFKIASVFYKEKALLRPDFAAREATEWIEFFWDFQIDSDK comes from the coding sequence TTGCGTTATTACAGTTATGAAGAATTTAAAGTTGACGTCAATCATTTGGCGAAAGAGATCAAGCCCTATAATCCAGATGTTATTTTAGCGGTTGCTCGTGGTGGTATGACGTTAGGTCATTTTTTAGCAGAAGCCTTAGAGATGAGAGCGCTTTACTCCATCAATTCGATTCACTATGAAGAGACACACAAGCTTGATACCATCAATATTTTTAATATCCCAGATTTGAGCAAAGCAAAGCGTGTTGTCATTGTTGATGATATCATTGACAGTGGGGAGACGATGATTGAGATTGAGCGTGTTTTAGGTGAAAAATATCCGGAAGTGGATTTTAAAATTGCTTCGGTATTTTACAAAGAAAAAGCGCTGCTTCGCCCTGATTTTGCAGCCCGTGAAGCAACGGAATGGATAGAGTTTTTCTGGGATTTTCAGATTGACTCCGACAAATAG
- a CDS encoding MFS transporter translates to MTPTNRLGGESSLVHFLSHHQLLIIYTCTILTLCTLYAVQPIQPLFEKEFSLSRFEAVIFTTVIMLPLGFAPIFYGYILETFSSKLFLRNAVLMLGILELCFSWSDTYPVLLAIRALQGLLIPAVLTSLMSYISFITPKDKVQQAIGYYIGATILGGFIGRLFSGLLSDFFGWRLFFVLLGIALIVMFGALSFLSEEVKVDFVKPKLSQIMDVIKNKTFFNIYMMMFFIFFVFQALLNFIPFQLKNLSSSMGYGKVGMMYAGYIIGFIISIRILWMIRLFGNETRTIIFGILIYIAGLQIFHVNDYMMMFGGMFVFCAGFFIIHSVASGLISKLAHEKRAISNGLYLSFYYAGGTIGTFAPGVFYHYLGWHFFLALLALTVIATLYFALQLQQSLKK, encoded by the coding sequence TTGACTCCGACAAATAGACTTGGGGGCGAAAGCTCCCTTGTTCATTTTCTTTCCCACCATCAACTTCTTATTATTTATACCTGCACGATTTTGACACTTTGTACTCTGTATGCGGTACAGCCTATTCAACCCCTTTTTGAAAAAGAGTTTAGCCTAAGCCGTTTTGAGGCGGTCATCTTTACGACGGTCATCATGCTTCCTTTAGGATTCGCACCGATCTTTTATGGCTACATCTTAGAGACTTTTTCGTCTAAACTCTTTTTGAGAAATGCTGTCTTGATGTTAGGCATTTTGGAACTTTGTTTTTCATGGAGCGACACGTATCCGGTACTTTTAGCCATAAGGGCATTGCAAGGGCTTCTCATTCCAGCGGTTCTCACCTCTTTGATGAGCTACATCAGCTTCATAACGCCTAAAGATAAAGTACAACAAGCCATAGGCTATTACATTGGTGCGACCATTTTGGGTGGTTTTATTGGGCGTTTGTTTTCGGGCTTGCTCAGTGATTTTTTTGGTTGGAGACTCTTTTTTGTTCTTTTAGGCATTGCGCTTATCGTTATGTTTGGAGCACTTAGTTTTTTAAGCGAAGAGGTGAAAGTGGACTTTGTGAAGCCTAAACTTTCACAAATCATGGATGTGATCAAGAACAAAACTTTTTTTAATATTTATATGATGATGTTTTTCATTTTTTTTGTATTCCAAGCACTGCTCAATTTCATTCCTTTTCAGCTTAAAAATCTAAGCTCTTCTATGGGGTATGGAAAAGTAGGTATGATGTACGCGGGCTATATCATCGGTTTTATTATCTCCATTCGTATTTTATGGATGATCCGTCTTTTTGGAAATGAGACAAGAACGATTATCTTTGGAATACTCATTTACATTGCGGGTTTGCAGATTTTTCATGTTAATGATTATATGATGATGTTTGGTGGCATGTTTGTCTTTTGCGCAGGCTTCTTTATTATTCACTCGGTTGCTTCGGGGCTTATTAGCAAACTAGCGCATGAAAAGCGTGCCATTTCCAATGGTCTGTATCTCTCCTTTTACTATGCGGGAGGAACCATTGGAACATTTGCACCGGGTGTTTTTTATCACTATTTAGGCTGGCATTTTTTCTTAGCATTATTGGCGCTTACCGTTATTGCTACACTTTATTTTGCACTTCAACTGCAACAATCACTGAAAAAATAA
- a CDS encoding response regulator: METILIVDDTPENIMLLSEILKPFYKVKVANSGVKALNLIASGDIPDLILLDIMMPIMSGYEVCKKLKNDPLTRNIPIIFVTALNDYEDEAEGLGIGAVDYITKPVHASIVLARVNTQIMLLQYQRNLEQKLEERTEEIVLTRMEVIRQLGRAAEYKDNETGTHILRMSAYTKIIAQKIGLDNVRTELLFLSAPMHDIGKIGTPDHILKKESALSPEEWAIVKAHPIHGAEIIGKHQSSLLQTARIVALTHHERYDGTGYPYGIKGYDIPLAGRIVAIADVFDALTSKRPYKEPWSLERAVEYLVSEKGKHFDPELVDAFLACMDEIKEIMAQFQDEPIALI, translated from the coding sequence ATGGAAACAATTCTAATTGTCGATGATACGCCTGAAAACATCATGCTACTGAGTGAAATCCTCAAGCCTTTTTATAAAGTCAAAGTTGCGAACAGTGGAGTAAAAGCTCTAAATCTTATTGCCTCTGGAGACATTCCCGATCTCATCTTGCTCGATATTATGATGCCTATCATGAGTGGTTATGAAGTGTGTAAAAAACTTAAAAACGATCCACTCACACGCAATATCCCCATTATTTTTGTCACCGCTTTAAATGATTATGAAGACGAAGCGGAAGGTCTTGGTATTGGCGCGGTAGATTACATTACAAAACCTGTGCACGCATCCATCGTTTTAGCACGCGTCAATACACAAATTATGCTGCTTCAATACCAAAGAAACCTAGAACAAAAACTCGAAGAACGAACAGAAGAGATCGTGCTTACGCGTATGGAAGTTATCCGCCAACTAGGACGCGCGGCTGAGTACAAAGACAACGAAACAGGCACACATATCTTGCGTATGAGTGCTTATACAAAAATCATTGCTCAGAAAATTGGCTTGGACAATGTTCGAACAGAACTTCTTTTTCTCTCTGCCCCAATGCATGACATTGGTAAAATTGGTACTCCTGATCATATTTTGAAAAAAGAGAGTGCCCTAAGTCCTGAAGAGTGGGCGATCGTCAAAGCTCACCCCATTCATGGTGCAGAGATTATAGGAAAACACCAATCTTCACTGCTTCAAACAGCGCGTATTGTGGCATTGACACATCATGAACGCTATGATGGGACAGGTTATCCTTATGGCATTAAAGGGTATGACATTCCTCTCGCTGGGCGTATTGTTGCCATAGCGGATGTTTTTGATGCCTTAACTTCAAAACGTCCCTACAAAGAGCCTTGGAGTTTAGAACGCGCCGTTGAATATCTCGTTAGCGAAAAAGGGAAGCATTTTGACCCTGAGCTTGTCGACGCCTTTTTAGCGTGTATGGATGAGATCAAAGAGATTATGGCTCAGTTCCAAGATGAGCCGATTGCACTCATCTAA
- a CDS encoding hybrid sensor histidine kinase/response regulator, whose translation MMRRWVLFFLTLMCTLLFSPISGLASSLDENSSPKRTLLYSQSSWEPLVFIQNQHISGMIADYLHLLENKTGLEFTYSFRENWSTVIQDYDAGAFEIIPGLISLDVSPHEITTRPFLKFNLVLAGLKSNNLITDLAEVKQQDLLVAVGADSSVQHYLQRYYPSIRTYVVQTTQEGLIAIEHKKADLFLEMAPIIGYALQNSGLSNIKIVGILKDQLELVMALKDASLLSKINQGIDTISEEEKDALYKKYIKVEIQEKIDYTLIMKIVGIGFLIVLGFSLWLMTLKREIKKRKLAEAEVILTNKQLQKTAEELKIAMTKTAYAHQAKSQFLANMSHEIRTPMNTIIGMTELILRKELPEKERHYLTKVAEAAHHLLDIINDILDFSKIEANKIQLESIPFQLEELIVSATDLISMRAQQKGLELLIDIGNVTAHRYNGDPLRLKQVLLNLLANAVKFTTKGEVLIRLKALDEHNGIQKIRFEIKDTGIGITEEQQAYLFNAFSQADMSTTRNYGGTGLGLTIAQGLVMMMGGDLQCKSTYGEGSTFWFEIPLHIDTTYTAPVKTLLTRALKVLVVDDNETALEIFSEILSHFGVGCVTCKSAKDALELLNKGFQADVAIIDWKMEGMDGITLFQLIEQRFEHQIASIMMVTAYDKEELTAKIGLNQPYAILVKPITASTLFDTLIGLYGHTRLVDPLHHAHDTQMIQSLEGITVLLVEDNESNQEVACEILNKAGIHVLVTNNGQEALDWLKQNPLPDLILMDCQMPILDGFEATHKIREELNLTLPIVAMTANVMKGDEEKCYAAGMDGYIPKPVDAQKLLHEIAHFCHKTVSVIAPSSETFALEGINSLNAIARLGGNVKLYRQLLKAFAKDQVHFIQKYRNLVVENDLQGAKRLCHTLKGIAGTLGMEELSSLAGQAELLVHPIANDAPLLEAIDIKIRSLSAIIQALSAQPEPFTTASNIDLETLQNLIIKLKSSDATALDDAMILIQATDGRLLEAFEQIKAFEFDYAISLIEPLLQEISHKKAD comes from the coding sequence ATGATGAGAAGATGGGTTCTTTTTTTTCTAACGTTAATGTGTACACTGCTTTTTTCCCCTATCTCTGGACTTGCCTCCTCTTTAGACGAAAATTCTTCCCCCAAACGAACACTCCTATACAGCCAAAGTTCATGGGAACCTCTTGTGTTTATACAAAACCAGCATATCAGTGGCATGATCGCAGATTATCTGCATCTCTTAGAAAACAAAACGGGGCTTGAGTTTACCTATAGCTTTCGTGAAAATTGGAGTACCGTCATCCAAGATTACGATGCTGGTGCCTTTGAAATCATTCCCGGCTTGATTTCTCTTGATGTTTCCCCTCATGAGATAACCACCAGACCCTTTTTAAAATTTAACCTTGTATTAGCAGGACTTAAATCAAATAATCTCATCACCGACCTTGCTGAAGTGAAACAACAAGACCTGCTCGTTGCCGTAGGTGCAGACTCATCCGTACAGCACTATTTACAACGCTACTATCCAAGTATTAGAACCTATGTGGTGCAAACAACGCAAGAGGGGCTGATTGCTATTGAGCATAAAAAGGCAGATCTTTTTTTGGAGATGGCGCCTATTATAGGCTATGCCCTGCAAAATAGTGGGCTTTCAAACATCAAGATAGTCGGTATCTTAAAAGATCAATTGGAACTTGTTATGGCACTCAAAGATGCCTCACTGTTGTCAAAAATCAATCAAGGCATCGATACAATCAGTGAAGAAGAAAAAGACGCGTTATATAAAAAATATATCAAAGTTGAAATCCAAGAAAAGATAGACTACACCTTAATCATGAAGATTGTTGGGATTGGGTTTTTAATTGTGCTTGGGTTTAGCTTGTGGCTTATGACACTAAAACGAGAAATAAAAAAACGAAAACTCGCAGAAGCTGAAGTCATACTTACCAATAAGCAACTACAAAAAACGGCGGAAGAGCTCAAAATTGCCATGACAAAAACAGCCTATGCACACCAAGCCAAAAGCCAATTTCTTGCCAATATGAGCCATGAAATTCGCACACCTATGAACACGATTATCGGAATGACCGAACTTATTTTACGTAAGGAATTGCCCGAAAAAGAGCGCCATTACCTTACCAAAGTCGCTGAGGCAGCGCACCATCTTTTAGACATCATCAACGATATTTTGGATTTTTCGAAAATTGAAGCCAATAAAATTCAACTCGAATCCATTCCCTTTCAACTCGAAGAGCTCATTGTTTCGGCAACCGATCTTATCAGTATGCGCGCACAACAAAAAGGGTTGGAACTACTGATTGATATTGGCAATGTGACAGCCCATCGTTATAATGGCGATCCATTGCGTCTCAAGCAAGTTCTACTCAATCTTCTAGCCAATGCCGTCAAATTCACTACAAAAGGGGAAGTGCTCATACGTCTTAAAGCGCTAGATGAGCATAACGGCATTCAAAAAATTCGCTTTGAAATCAAAGATACGGGCATTGGTATTACAGAAGAACAGCAAGCGTACCTTTTTAATGCTTTCTCACAAGCCGATATGTCAACCACCCGCAATTATGGAGGTACGGGCTTAGGTCTTACCATTGCACAAGGGTTAGTCATGATGATGGGAGGCGACCTCCAATGTAAAAGTACGTATGGCGAAGGCAGTACCTTTTGGTTTGAAATTCCTTTGCATATTGACACCACCTATACAGCACCCGTCAAGACATTGTTAACACGTGCCCTCAAAGTTTTAGTTGTCGATGACAACGAAACAGCACTCGAAATTTTCTCCGAAATCCTCTCTCATTTTGGGGTTGGATGCGTTACATGTAAAAGCGCTAAAGACGCACTAGAACTCTTAAACAAGGGGTTTCAAGCCGACGTTGCCATTATTGACTGGAAAATGGAAGGGATGGATGGCATCACTCTCTTCCAACTGATTGAGCAACGTTTTGAACATCAAATTGCCTCGATTATGATGGTGACCGCTTATGATAAAGAGGAGTTGACTGCCAAAATTGGGCTCAACCAACCTTATGCCATATTGGTTAAACCTATCACCGCCTCAACGCTTTTTGATACATTGATTGGTCTGTATGGGCACACACGCTTGGTCGATCCTTTGCATCATGCGCATGACACTCAAATGATTCAATCACTTGAAGGCATTACCGTTCTGCTCGTAGAAGATAATGAAAGCAATCAAGAAGTAGCCTGTGAAATTCTAAACAAAGCTGGCATTCATGTTTTGGTTACCAATAATGGGCAAGAAGCGCTTGATTGGCTTAAACAAAACCCTTTGCCTGATCTGATTTTGATGGATTGCCAAATGCCTATTTTAGATGGTTTTGAAGCGACCCACAAAATAAGAGAAGAGCTCAATTTAACACTTCCAATCGTTGCAATGACGGCTAATGTTATGAAAGGCGATGAAGAGAAATGTTATGCTGCTGGAATGGATGGGTATATTCCTAAGCCTGTGGATGCACAAAAACTCCTTCATGAGATTGCACATTTTTGCCATAAAACAGTATCTGTGATCGCACCTTCCTCTGAGACTTTTGCGCTTGAGGGCATTAATAGTCTCAATGCCATTGCACGACTGGGAGGCAATGTAAAACTCTATCGCCAATTACTCAAAGCCTTTGCGAAAGATCAAGTACATTTTATACAAAAGTATCGAAACCTTGTCGTTGAAAATGATTTACAAGGGGCAAAACGACTGTGTCATACCTTAAAAGGAATTGCGGGAACCCTTGGAATGGAAGAGCTCTCTTCATTAGCGGGGCAAGCCGAACTTTTGGTTCATCCTATTGCCAATGATGCTCCATTGCTTGAAGCTATTGACATAAAAATTCGCTCTTTAAGTGCTATTATTCAAGCGCTTTCGGCACAACCCGAGCCTTTTACCACAGCCTCAAACATAGACCTTGAAACGCTACAAAACCTTATCATAAAACTCAAAAGTTCTGATGCGACCGCACTTGATGATGCTATGATCCTGATACAAGCGACGGATGGGCGATTATTGGAAGCTTTTGAGCAGATAAAAGCATTTGAGTTTGACTACGCCATAAGCCTTATAGAACCGCTTCTTCAAGAAATTTCACACAAAAAGGCAGACTAA